The Geobacillus stearothermophilus ATCC 12980 genome contains a region encoding:
- the lonB gene encoding ATP-dependent protease LonB — protein sequence MDWTNIVLVIQLFFGVIIGLYFWNLLRGQRVQKVSIDKESRKEMEQLRKLRSISLTEPLAEKVRPKSFDDIVGQEDGIKALKAALCGPNPQHVIIYGPPGVGKTAAARLVLEEAKKNPLSPFKKNAVFVELDATTARFDERGIADPLIGSVHDPIYQGAGAMGQAGIPQPKQGAVTNAHGGVLFIDEIGELHPIQMNKLLKVLEDRKVFFESAYYSKENLQIPSHIHDIFQNGLPADFRLVGATTRTPNEIPPAIRSRCLEVFFRELDQDEIALIAKKAAEKIRLNVSESGIRLLAAYARNGREAVNMMQIAAGLAITENRDKILDKDIEWVIHSSQMAPRYEKKIASAPAVGVVNGLAVYGPNTGALLEIEVTALPAKGKGTINVTGIIEEESIGSAEKSVRRKSMARGSAENVITVLRAMGVPADRYDIHVNFPGGVPVDGPSAGVAIAVGIYSAIYQLPVDHTVAMTGEISIRGCVKPVGGVFAKIKAAKQAGAKKVIIPIENMQSLLGEVSGIQIIAVRRLEEVLVHVFDEEALRRGSVLLPAAMDRSEKKLV from the coding sequence ATGGATTGGACGAACATCGTACTGGTCATCCAGCTGTTTTTCGGGGTCATCATCGGCCTTTATTTTTGGAATTTGCTAAGAGGGCAACGTGTGCAAAAAGTTTCGATTGATAAGGAGTCGCGCAAAGAGATGGAACAGCTCCGCAAGCTGCGTTCGATTTCGCTCACCGAGCCGCTGGCGGAAAAAGTGCGGCCGAAAAGTTTTGACGATATCGTCGGTCAGGAAGACGGCATCAAGGCGTTAAAAGCTGCTTTATGCGGCCCCAACCCGCAGCATGTCATCATTTACGGCCCCCCTGGCGTCGGCAAGACGGCAGCTGCTCGGCTCGTGCTTGAGGAAGCGAAAAAAAATCCGCTCTCCCCGTTTAAGAAAAATGCGGTGTTCGTGGAGCTTGACGCGACGACGGCGCGTTTTGACGAGCGCGGCATTGCCGATCCGCTCATCGGTTCGGTGCACGACCCGATTTACCAAGGGGCCGGGGCGATGGGGCAAGCCGGCATTCCCCAGCCGAAGCAAGGGGCGGTGACGAACGCCCACGGCGGCGTTTTATTCATCGACGAAATCGGCGAGCTTCATCCGATCCAAATGAACAAGCTGCTGAAAGTGCTTGAGGACCGGAAAGTATTTTTTGAAAGCGCCTATTACAGCAAAGAAAATCTGCAAATCCCAAGCCATATTCACGATATTTTCCAAAATGGACTGCCGGCTGATTTCCGTCTTGTCGGGGCGACGACGCGCACGCCGAACGAAATTCCTCCGGCCATTCGCTCTCGTTGCCTGGAAGTATTTTTCCGTGAATTGGACCAAGATGAGATCGCCCTCATCGCCAAAAAGGCGGCGGAAAAAATCCGCCTGAACGTGTCAGAAAGCGGCATTCGCCTGCTTGCTGCCTATGCGCGCAACGGGCGGGAGGCGGTGAACATGATGCAAATCGCCGCCGGTCTTGCCATTACGGAAAACCGCGACAAAATTTTGGATAAAGACATTGAATGGGTCATTCATTCAAGCCAAATGGCCCCGCGCTATGAAAAGAAAATTGCGTCCGCCCCGGCGGTCGGCGTCGTCAATGGCCTTGCCGTGTACGGCCCGAACACCGGCGCGCTTCTTGAAATTGAAGTGACCGCCTTGCCGGCGAAAGGAAAAGGGACGATCAACGTCACGGGCATTATTGAGGAAGAGAGCATCGGCAGCGCCGAAAAATCGGTGCGCCGCAAAAGCATGGCGCGCGGTTCAGCAGAAAACGTCATCACTGTGTTGCGGGCGATGGGCGTGCCGGCCGACCGTTACGACATTCATGTCAACTTCCCGGGCGGGGTGCCGGTTGACGGCCCTTCAGCCGGGGTGGCGATTGCAGTCGGCATTTATTCCGCCATTTACCAGCTTCCAGTCGATCATACGGTCGCGATGACCGGAGAAATCAGTATCCGTGGCTGCGTGAAACCGGTCGGCGGCGTGTTCGCCAAAATCAAAGCGGCCAAACAAGCTGGGGCGAAAAAAGTCATCATCCCGATTGAGAATATGCAATCGTTGCTAGGCGAAGTCAGCGGCATTCAAATCATCGCCGTCCGCCGCCTCGAGGAAGTGCTCGTCCATGTGTTCGACGAAGAGGCGCTCCGCCGCGGCTCCGTGCTGCTGCCAGCGGCTATGGACCGCTCGGAGAAAAAGCTCGTCTAG
- a CDS encoding LiaI-LiaF-like domain-containing protein has translation MKTRTVFAGILFIGLGLYFLAGQLESPLFHFFQGWPALLAICGAALLGQAHSAREYAYLFPGFLLLGFGVELLLASAFSAWPRGVNMFFFLIAFAFFASSRKQKGGAGFGVLFLLLAVVLTFSGRGQPFFHLVQAGLSSVWKFWPLGLIAIGVYLLWTRRK, from the coding sequence ATGAAAACCCGAACGGTATTCGCCGGCATCTTGTTCATCGGCCTCGGGCTGTATTTTCTCGCCGGACAGTTGGAATCCCCCCTTTTCCATTTCTTCCAAGGGTGGCCGGCCTTGCTTGCCATTTGCGGCGCGGCTTTGCTTGGCCAGGCGCATTCAGCGCGTGAATATGCTTACCTTTTCCCCGGCTTTCTTTTACTCGGATTTGGCGTTGAGTTGCTCCTTGCGAGTGCATTTTCGGCCTGGCCCCGCGGCGTGAACATGTTTTTTTTCCTCATTGCGTTCGCTTTTTTCGCCAGCAGCCGCAAACAAAAAGGCGGGGCCGGCTTTGGCGTACTTTTCTTGCTTCTCGCTGTCGTGCTGACGTTTTCCGGGCGCGGCCAGCCGTTCTTTCACCTCGTCCAAGCCGGACTTTCCTCTGTCTGGAAGTTTTGGCCGCTCGGACTCATCGCCATCGGCGTCTATCTATTATGGACTAGGCGAAAATAG
- a CDS encoding cytochrome C assembly family protein: MVALLYELSILLYIASILFYFIDFLQQNRKANDIAFWLLSIVWLLQTVTFVSRIMETKRFPILTMSEGLYFYAWLLITLSLVINRLLRVDFIVFFTNVLAFFILAIHTFAPSSQSPAVAERLVSELLIIHITLSLGAYAAFTLSFLFSVLYMLQYSLLKKKKWGARLWRMADLSRLDCLSYVLNALGLPMLLLGLILGVIWAYIQIGHFHWYDAKVLGSFVVLLVYGVYFYKRAVRQMQGKAIALWNIGSFLFLLVNFFLFGSLSKFHFWYS; the protein is encoded by the coding sequence ATGGTGGCGCTGTTGTATGAGTTGTCCATTTTGCTTTACATCGCTTCGATCCTATTCTATTTCATCGATTTTTTGCAACAAAACCGGAAGGCGAACGACATCGCCTTCTGGTTGCTTTCTATTGTGTGGCTTTTGCAGACAGTGACGTTTGTTTCTCGCATCATGGAGACGAAGCGCTTTCCGATTTTAACGATGTCGGAAGGGCTTTATTTTTACGCTTGGCTGCTCATTACGCTGTCGCTCGTCATCAATCGGCTGCTGCGCGTCGATTTCATCGTCTTTTTTACGAACGTGCTTGCTTTTTTTATTTTGGCCATTCATACGTTTGCACCGTCTTCGCAGTCGCCGGCTGTTGCGGAGCGGCTCGTCTCGGAGCTGCTGATCATCCACATCACCCTTTCGCTCGGAGCGTATGCGGCGTTTACGCTGTCGTTTCTGTTTTCGGTGCTTTACATGTTGCAGTACAGTTTGCTGAAAAAGAAAAAGTGGGGGGCGCGCCTTTGGCGCATGGCGGATTTGTCGCGGCTTGATTGTTTGTCGTATGTTTTAAACGCGCTCGGCTTGCCTATGTTGTTATTAGGGCTCATTCTTGGCGTGATTTGGGCGTATATTCAAATCGGCCATTTCCATTGGTATGATGCGAAAGTGCTTGGGTCGTTTGTCGTTCTTCTCGTCTATGGCGTCTATTTTTACAAGCGAGCCGTCCGGCAGATGCAAGGGAAGGCGATCGCGCTATGGAATATCGGTTCGTTTTTATTTTTGCTTGTCAACTTTTTCTTGTTTGGTAGTTTGTCAAAATTTCATTTCTGGTATTCGTAA
- the lon gene encoding endopeptidase La — MEVFGVNGKKKETVVPLLPLRGLLVFPTMVLHLDVGREKSVKALEQAMVEDHMILLTSQKDVAIDEPDMDDLYKMGTIARVKQLLKLPNGTFRVLVEGVARALITEVISEEPYFLVKVEKFADRAAKDLEDEALKRTMLEYFEQYINLSKRLSVDIYASIVDIDEPGRMADIIASHLPLKLEEKQRILETIDVKERLNKIIQILHNEKEVLQLEKKISARVKQSMERTQKEYYLREQMKAIQKELGEKEGKTGEVEELKEKIEAAGMPEHVKQTALKELDRYEKIPATSAESTVIRNYLDWLIALPWSKETEDIHDIKQAEAILNEEHYGLDKVKERVLEFLSVKQLTKSLKGPILCLAGPPGVGKTSLARSIAKALGRRFVRVSLGGVRDESEIRGHRRTYVGAMPGRIIQGMKKAGTINPVFLLDEIDKMSSDFRGDPSAAMLEVLDPEQNHTFSDHYIEEPYDLSKVMFIATANYLAAIPQPLLDRMEVIEIPGYTEVEKLHIAKRHLLPKQLDEHGLKKAALQVRDDAMLAIIRHYTREAGVRELERQLAAICRKAARLIVSGEKKRVVITENNLEEFLGKRKYRYGQAEAEDQIGVATGLAYTAFGGDTLAIEVSLAKGNGKLVLTGKLGDVMKESAQAAFSYVRSRAEELGIDPKFHEMYDIHIHVPEGAVPKDGPSAGITIATALISALTGKPVSRFVGMTGEITLRGRVLAIGGLKEKTLSAHRAGLKTVILPKDNEKDLADIPETVKRDLRFVLVSHLDEVLPHALVGWKR, encoded by the coding sequence ATGGAGGTGTTCGGCGTGAACGGAAAGAAAAAGGAGACGGTCGTTCCGCTTTTGCCGCTGCGTGGGCTGCTCGTGTTTCCGACGATGGTGCTCCATTTGGATGTCGGGCGCGAGAAATCGGTCAAAGCGCTCGAACAAGCCATGGTTGAGGATCATATGATTTTGCTGACGTCGCAAAAAGACGTTGCCATCGACGAACCGGACATGGATGACTTATATAAAATGGGAACGATCGCGCGCGTCAAGCAACTTCTAAAACTCCCGAACGGCACGTTCCGCGTGCTTGTCGAAGGCGTCGCTCGGGCGCTCATTACGGAAGTGATCAGCGAGGAGCCGTACTTTCTCGTCAAAGTCGAAAAGTTTGCTGATCGGGCGGCGAAAGATTTAGAAGATGAGGCGCTCAAGCGGACGATGCTTGAATATTTCGAGCAGTACATAAACTTGTCCAAGCGGCTGTCGGTCGACATTTACGCCTCGATCGTCGACATCGATGAGCCGGGGCGAATGGCGGACATCATCGCCTCGCACTTGCCACTTAAGCTTGAGGAAAAACAGCGTATTTTAGAAACGATCGACGTGAAAGAGCGCCTCAATAAAATCATCCAAATTTTGCACAACGAAAAAGAAGTGCTCCAGCTTGAGAAAAAGATCAGCGCCCGCGTCAAGCAGTCGATGGAGCGGACGCAAAAAGAGTATTATTTGCGCGAGCAAATGAAGGCGATTCAAAAAGAGCTTGGCGAAAAAGAAGGAAAAACGGGCGAAGTCGAGGAGCTGAAAGAAAAAATCGAGGCGGCCGGCATGCCGGAGCATGTGAAACAAACGGCATTGAAGGAGCTTGACCGCTATGAAAAAATTCCGGCGACCTCAGCGGAAAGCACAGTCATTCGCAACTACCTCGATTGGCTCATCGCCTTGCCGTGGTCGAAAGAAACAGAAGACATCCACGACATTAAGCAGGCGGAAGCGATTTTAAACGAGGAGCATTACGGGCTCGATAAAGTGAAAGAACGGGTGCTTGAATTTTTATCTGTCAAACAGCTGACGAAATCGTTAAAAGGTCCGATTCTTTGCCTCGCCGGACCGCCGGGGGTCGGCAAAACGTCGCTCGCTCGCTCGATCGCCAAAGCGCTCGGCCGCCGCTTCGTCCGCGTTTCGCTCGGCGGCGTCCGCGACGAATCGGAAATTCGCGGCCATCGCCGCACGTATGTCGGCGCCATGCCGGGACGCATTATCCAAGGGATGAAAAAAGCAGGCACGATCAACCCCGTCTTCTTGCTTGATGAAATCGACAAAATGTCGAGTGATTTCCGTGGCGATCCATCGGCGGCCATGCTGGAGGTGCTTGACCCGGAGCAAAATCATACGTTCAGCGACCATTACATTGAAGAGCCGTACGATTTGTCGAAGGTAATGTTTATTGCGACTGCCAACTATTTGGCGGCGATTCCGCAGCCGCTGTTGGACCGGATGGAAGTGATTGAGATTCCGGGCTATACCGAAGTTGAAAAGCTCCATATTGCGAAGCGGCATTTGCTGCCGAAGCAGCTCGATGAGCACGGCTTGAAAAAAGCGGCGCTGCAAGTGCGCGATGATGCGATGCTTGCCATCATCCGCCATTATACGCGCGAAGCTGGAGTGCGGGAGCTGGAGCGACAGTTGGCGGCGATTTGCCGGAAGGCGGCCCGCCTCATTGTCTCCGGTGAGAAAAAACGGGTCGTCATCACAGAAAACAATCTCGAAGAATTTTTAGGAAAACGAAAATACCGCTATGGACAGGCGGAAGCGGAGGACCAGATCGGCGTGGCGACCGGTCTTGCGTACACCGCGTTTGGCGGCGATACGCTCGCCATTGAGGTGTCGCTCGCGAAAGGTAACGGCAAACTTGTGTTGACCGGAAAACTCGGCGATGTGATGAAAGAATCGGCGCAGGCGGCGTTCAGTTATGTTCGATCGCGCGCTGAGGAACTCGGCATCGATCCGAAATTCCATGAAATGTACGATATCCATATCCATGTCCCGGAGGGTGCGGTGCCAAAAGACGGGCCGTCTGCAGGCATTACGATCGCCACCGCACTCATTTCCGCGCTGACGGGCAAGCCGGTGAGCCGCTTTGTTGGCATGACCGGCGAAATTACGCTGCGCGGCAGGGTGCTTGCGATCGGAGGCTTGAAAGAGAAAACGTTAAGTGCCCACCGCGCCGGGCTGAAAACGGTCATTTTGCCAAAAGACAATGAAAAAGATTTAGCGGACATTCCGGAAACGGTGAAGCGCGACTTGCGCTTTGTGCTCGTCTCCCATCTCGATGAGGTGCTGCCGCACGCGCTGGTGGGGTGGAAGCGATGA
- the hemC gene encoding hydroxymethylbilane synthase, with amino-acid sequence MRNIVVGSRRSKLALTQTKWVINELKQLGAPFTFEVKEIVTKGDRVLDVTLSKVGGKGLFVKEIEHELLAGGIDMAVHSMKDMPAVLPEGLVIGAVPRREDARDVLVSKGNRMLSDLPPGSVIGTSSLRRSAQLLAYRPDLTIKWIRGNIDTRLAKLESEEYDAIVLAAAGLARMGWGDDVISDYLPFDVCVPAVGQGALAVECREDDDELRQWLSRLNDEQTERAVRAERAFLQQMEGGCQVPIAGYAEVKEGTVRLTALVASPDGKEMYKEIVTGADPEAVGRQAAAVLIEQGAKALIERVKQELSQS; translated from the coding sequence ATGCGGAACATTGTCGTTGGCTCGCGGCGCAGCAAGCTTGCCTTGACCCAGACGAAGTGGGTGATCAACGAATTGAAACAGCTTGGGGCGCCGTTTACGTTTGAAGTGAAAGAAATCGTCACGAAAGGAGATCGGGTGCTTGATGTTACGCTCTCGAAAGTCGGGGGCAAAGGGTTGTTTGTGAAAGAGATTGAGCATGAATTGCTCGCCGGCGGCATCGATATGGCGGTCCATAGCATGAAAGATATGCCGGCTGTGCTGCCCGAAGGTTTAGTGATCGGTGCGGTTCCGCGCCGCGAAGATGCACGCGATGTGCTTGTCAGCAAAGGAAACCGGATGCTCTCCGACTTGCCGCCTGGGTCGGTCATTGGCACGAGCAGCTTGCGCCGTTCGGCGCAGCTGCTTGCCTATCGCCCGGATTTGACGATCAAATGGATTCGCGGCAATATTGACACAAGGTTGGCGAAGCTCGAAAGCGAAGAGTACGATGCGATCGTGTTAGCGGCGGCGGGTCTTGCGCGCATGGGTTGGGGCGATGACGTCATCAGCGACTATCTTCCTTTTGATGTCTGTGTTCCGGCGGTCGGCCAAGGGGCGCTGGCGGTCGAATGCCGGGAGGATGATGACGAATTGCGCCAATGGCTCAGCCGGTTAAACGACGAGCAAACCGAGCGGGCTGTTCGGGCGGAGCGCGCCTTTTTGCAGCAAATGGAAGGAGGCTGTCAAGTGCCGATTGCCGGCTATGCGGAAGTGAAGGAGGGGACGGTGCGTCTTACCGCGCTTGTCGCCTCCCCGGATGGCAAAGAAATGTATAAAGAAATCGTCACTGGCGCCGATCCGGAAGCGGTCGGCCGACAGGCGGCTGCTGTCTTGATCGAACAAGGGGCGAAAGCGCTCATCGAGCGGGTGAAACAGGAGTTGAGCCAATCATGA
- the yihA gene encoding ribosome biogenesis GTP-binding protein YihA/YsxC translates to MNVKKAELVTSAVKPEQYPDGGRPEVALAGRSNVGKSSFINKMINRKNLARTSSKPGKTQTLNFYLINDSFYFVDVPGYGFARVSKQERQKWGNMMETYFTTREVLKAAVLLVDLRHPPTKDDVMMYEFLKHYEIPVIVIATKADKVPRGKHQKHAKIARETLRMADGDPLILFSAETGQGKDEAWAALLPFVSS, encoded by the coding sequence ATGAATGTGAAGAAAGCAGAGCTTGTGACCAGTGCCGTCAAGCCGGAACAATATCCGGACGGCGGACGGCCAGAGGTGGCGCTCGCCGGCCGTTCGAACGTCGGCAAATCATCATTCATCAACAAAATGATCAACCGGAAAAACTTGGCGCGCACCTCCTCAAAGCCAGGGAAAACGCAAACGTTGAATTTTTATTTGATTAACGACTCGTTTTACTTTGTGGACGTGCCAGGTTATGGTTTCGCCCGCGTGTCGAAGCAGGAGCGGCAAAAATGGGGGAACATGATGGAGACGTACTTTACGACGCGCGAGGTGCTTAAGGCGGCGGTCCTGCTCGTTGATTTGCGCCATCCGCCGACGAAAGACGATGTGATGATGTACGAGTTTTTGAAACATTACGAGATCCCGGTGATCGTCATCGCGACGAAAGCGGATAAAGTGCCGCGCGGCAAGCATCAAAAACACGCGAAAATCGCGCGCGAGACGCTGCGGATGGCTGACGGCGACCCGCTCATTTTGTTTTCCGCCGAGACCGGACAAGGGAAAGACGAAGCATGGGCGGCGCTTTTGCCGTTTGTGTCCTCATGA
- the hemA gene encoding glutamyl-tRNA reductase: MQIVVVGVDYRTAPVEIREKLAFAEAELGAAMKQLAEQKSVLENVIVSTCNRTEVYAVVDQLHTGRYYMKAFLAEWFGVKVEAIAPYLRVLEGEAAIKHLFRVAAGLDSMVLGETQILGQVKDSYLLAQEVGTSGTIFNHLFKQAVTFAKRAHSETGIGAHAVSVSYAAVELAKKIFGRLAGKHVLIIGAGKMGTLAAQNLYGSGVGKVTVVNRTLEKAKQLAKQFAGEAKPLGELSCALLEADIVISSTGAKGYILTKEMVAPLEKMRKGRPLFMVDIAVPRDLDPALADLETVFLYDIDDLQDVVAANLAERQKAAARIETMIEAELMAFSQWLQTLGVVPVIAALREKALAIQAETMKSLERKLPHLSERDWKVLNKHTKSIINQLLRDPILQAKELAAGPNAEEALLLFMKIFNIEDAVKAERHIEQAKSVQCDEQDAEAVRAARPSWQL, from the coding sequence GTGCAAATCGTAGTCGTTGGCGTCGACTATAGAACCGCCCCTGTAGAAATCCGCGAAAAGCTCGCGTTTGCAGAAGCGGAACTCGGTGCGGCGATGAAACAGCTCGCCGAGCAAAAAAGCGTACTCGAAAATGTGATCGTCTCGACGTGCAACCGGACGGAAGTTTATGCAGTGGTTGATCAACTGCATACCGGACGTTACTATATGAAAGCATTTTTAGCCGAATGGTTTGGCGTCAAAGTGGAAGCGATTGCTCCGTATTTGCGTGTGCTTGAAGGAGAAGCGGCCATAAAGCATTTGTTCCGCGTGGCGGCCGGCCTTGATTCGATGGTGCTTGGGGAAACGCAAATTTTAGGGCAAGTGAAAGACAGCTATTTGCTCGCTCAAGAGGTCGGGACGAGCGGCACGATTTTCAATCATCTGTTCAAGCAGGCGGTGACCTTTGCGAAGCGCGCCCACTCGGAAACGGGCATCGGCGCGCACGCTGTATCGGTCAGCTATGCGGCGGTTGAGCTGGCGAAGAAAATTTTCGGCCGCCTTGCCGGCAAGCACGTCTTGATTATCGGGGCCGGCAAAATGGGGACGCTGGCGGCGCAAAACTTGTACGGCAGCGGCGTCGGGAAGGTGACGGTTGTCAATCGGACGCTTGAAAAAGCGAAACAGCTTGCTAAGCAGTTTGCCGGCGAAGCGAAGCCGCTCGGCGAATTGTCATGCGCTTTGCTGGAAGCAGATATCGTCATCAGCTCGACGGGAGCCAAAGGCTATATTTTGACGAAGGAAATGGTGGCGCCGCTTGAGAAAATGCGCAAAGGCCGCCCGCTCTTTATGGTTGACATCGCGGTGCCGCGCGATTTGGATCCGGCGTTGGCTGATTTGGAAACGGTGTTTTTGTACGACATTGACGATTTGCAAGATGTGGTGGCGGCCAACTTGGCGGAACGGCAAAAGGCAGCGGCTCGCATTGAAACGATGATCGAAGCGGAACTTATGGCGTTTAGCCAATGGCTGCAGACGCTCGGCGTCGTGCCAGTCATTGCCGCATTGCGCGAAAAGGCGCTGGCCATTCAAGCAGAAACGATGAAAAGTTTGGAGCGGAAACTGCCGCATTTGTCGGAGCGCGACTGGAAAGTGTTGAATAAGCATACGAAAAGCATTATTAACCAGCTGCTCCGCGATCCGATTTTGCAGGCGAAGGAACTCGCCGCCGGCCCGAATGCCGAGGAGGCGCTTTTGCTGTTTATGAAAATTTTCAATATCGAAGATGCGGTGAAAGCCGAGCGGCATATAGAGCAGGCGAAATCCGTGCAATGCGATGAACAAGACGCGGAAGCGGTCCGTGCCGCCCGCCCATCATGGCAGCTGTAA